In Geopsychrobacter electrodiphilus DSM 16401, a single window of DNA contains:
- a CDS encoding DUF2226 domain-containing protein, with the protein MILLPKGSPVKENVNPARVNLPEAMEKLVESQFSGYLRFDSPVGTGIIIFENGHLISALMQEVDADGRIIAYDAISRIFEMSIFGNAVLNIYRLNSEVAMSIHALLHGEYIYRGQDLKLINIQDLLGRIRSDRLSGCLRVYSERAVALVFYEAGHALGFLHEGAMELETTADLSVSVAAHPGAKLDLLSTVTADGIRMADLMASADLGPMWEKVRNRLLIERKKREVHTGRLSERELNDRYQRFFKLMRGIAERHIGQYGVMQVEKALKKVSNLMSIGELDQFFVELTRAANLVVAPAKVREMIDEMRRGVNALL; encoded by the coding sequence ATGATTTTGCTTCCCAAGGGGAGTCCCGTTAAAGAAAATGTAAATCCGGCTCGAGTGAATTTACCCGAAGCGATGGAGAAACTTGTTGAAAGCCAATTCTCTGGGTATTTGCGCTTTGATTCTCCAGTCGGCACCGGGATCATCATTTTTGAAAATGGCCACCTCATTAGCGCTCTGATGCAGGAGGTTGACGCCGATGGACGGATTATTGCGTATGACGCCATCAGTCGCATCTTCGAAATGTCTATCTTTGGTAATGCTGTTTTAAACATTTATCGTTTAAATTCAGAAGTCGCCATGAGCATTCATGCCCTGTTGCACGGTGAATATATTTACCGTGGGCAGGACCTCAAACTGATCAATATTCAAGATTTATTAGGCCGCATCCGCAGCGACCGCTTAAGTGGGTGTTTGCGCGTCTATAGTGAGCGGGCGGTGGCACTGGTTTTTTATGAAGCGGGACACGCTCTCGGTTTTTTGCATGAAGGGGCAATGGAGCTGGAAACAACGGCCGATCTCTCTGTTTCTGTTGCTGCCCATCCCGGTGCCAAACTCGATCTGCTCTCAACTGTGACGGCCGATGGCATTCGGATGGCCGATTTAATGGCCTCTGCAGATCTGGGACCGATGTGGGAAAAAGTGCGGAATCGTTTGCTGATAGAACGCAAAAAGCGCGAAGTGCATACAGGCAGGTTGAGCGAGCGTGAACTTAATGACCGCTACCAAAGATTTTTTAAATTAATGCGTGGCATTGCAGAGCGTCATATCGGACAATATGGAGTGATGCAGGTCGAAAAGGCGCTCAAAAAAGTCAGTAACCTGATGTCGATTGGTGAACTTGACCAGTTCTTTGTTGAGTTGACCAGAGCCGCTAATCTCGTCGTCGCCCCGGCAAAGGTAAGAGAGATGATTGATGAGATGCGGCGTGGTGTGAATGCGCTTCTCTGA